The following proteins are co-located in the Streptosporangium brasiliense genome:
- a CDS encoding MoaD/ThiS family protein: MAIEVRIPTILRTYTDGAKAVDAKGATLEELIGDLETRHPGLKDRLIDKGALRRFVNVYLNDEDVRFLGGLETPLSDGDTVTVLPAVAGGSR, from the coding sequence ATGGCCATCGAGGTTCGCATTCCGACCATCCTGCGCACTTACACCGACGGCGCCAAGGCCGTCGACGCCAAGGGCGCGACGCTCGAGGAGCTGATCGGCGACCTGGAGACCCGGCACCCTGGGCTGAAGGACCGTCTGATCGACAAGGGCGCGCTGCGCCGCTTCGTGAACGTGTACCTGAACGACGAGGACGTCCGCTTCCTGGGCGGCCTGGAGACCCCGCTCTCCGACGGCGACACGGTCACCGTCCTGCCGGCCGTGGCCGGCGGCTCCCGCTAG
- a CDS encoding nicotinate phosphoribosyltransferase, producing the protein MTSMSRALLTDHYELTMVQAALRSGAAARRTVFEVFARHLPGGRRYGVVAGTGRVLEALENFRFGDEELAFLRDNRVVDAPTLDFLAGYRFSGDLYGYREGECYFPGSPILTVEGTFAEAVLLETVLLSILNHDCAIATAASRMVRAAGSRPLIEMGSRRTHEVAAVAAARAAYLSGFAFTSNLMAGHLYGVPTAGTAAHAFTLLHDSERHAFQAQIDSLGEGTTLLVDTYDVAEAVRAGVELAGPDLGAVRLDSGDLAEVAHAVRGQLDSLGADKTRILVTSDLDEYAIAALSAAPVDAYGVGTSLVTGSGVPTAALVYKLVAREDAEGIVQPVAKRSVGKPSRGGRKNAFRQLDPAGTALTELVTVSGDRPADSRPLQVELVRGGEVVGREELEAARLRHRETVAELPAEAHQLSRGYAAIPTVFD; encoded by the coding sequence ATGACGAGCATGAGCAGGGCGTTGCTGACAGATCACTATGAGCTGACAATGGTGCAGGCGGCGCTGCGCAGCGGAGCGGCCGCACGACGGACGGTGTTCGAGGTGTTCGCCCGGCACCTGCCCGGAGGGCGGCGATACGGGGTGGTCGCCGGGACCGGCCGCGTGCTGGAGGCGCTGGAGAACTTCCGGTTCGGCGACGAGGAGCTCGCCTTCCTCCGTGACAACCGGGTGGTCGACGCCCCCACCCTGGACTTCCTCGCCGGCTACCGCTTCTCCGGCGACCTGTACGGCTACCGCGAGGGCGAGTGCTACTTCCCCGGGTCCCCCATCCTGACCGTGGAGGGCACCTTCGCCGAGGCCGTGCTGCTGGAGACGGTGCTGCTGTCGATCCTCAACCACGACTGCGCCATCGCCACCGCGGCCTCCCGGATGGTCCGCGCCGCCGGATCCAGGCCACTCATCGAGATGGGCTCGCGGCGCACCCACGAGGTGGCGGCCGTGGCCGCCGCGCGGGCCGCCTACCTGAGCGGGTTCGCCTTCACCTCCAACCTGATGGCCGGTCACCTGTACGGCGTGCCGACCGCCGGGACCGCCGCCCACGCCTTCACCCTGCTGCACGACTCGGAGCGGCACGCCTTCCAGGCCCAGATCGACTCGCTCGGCGAGGGCACCACGCTGCTGGTGGACACCTACGACGTGGCCGAGGCCGTACGGGCCGGCGTGGAGCTGGCGGGCCCCGACCTGGGGGCCGTCCGCCTCGACTCCGGCGACCTGGCCGAGGTCGCCCACGCCGTCCGCGGGCAGCTCGACTCGCTGGGCGCCGACAAGACCCGGATCCTCGTCACCAGCGACCTGGACGAGTACGCCATCGCGGCGCTGTCGGCCGCCCCGGTGGACGCCTACGGCGTCGGCACCTCGCTGGTCACCGGGTCCGGCGTGCCGACGGCCGCGCTGGTCTACAAGCTCGTCGCCCGGGAGGACGCCGAGGGGATCGTGCAGCCGGTGGCCAAGAGATCGGTGGGCAAGCCCAGCCGGGGCGGGCGCAAGAACGCCTTCCGGCAGCTCGACCCGGCGGGCACGGCGCTCACCGAGCTGGTCACCGTCTCCGGCGACCGCCCCGCCGACAGCCGCCCGCTCCAGGTCGAGCTGGTCCGCGGCGGCGAGGTCGTCGGCCGGGAGGAGCTGGAGGCGGCCCGCCTCCGGCACCGCGAGACCGTCGCCGAGCTCCCCGCCGAGGCCCACCAGCTGTCCCGGGGCTACGCCGCCATTCCGACCGTGTTTGACTAG
- a CDS encoding DUF3352 domain-containing protein: MSANNPPDQSPTPGQQPDRTIAYRWNEGAQQHGQPHTQPHPQQAGYPQQGQPGYPQQPGYPQQSAGGYQQGQPQQGYGQQAGYPQQGQQGYGQQQGQPGYPGYQQQGQAGYQQPGYQQQNYGQQNYGQQPGWQQQGTDFLGAGQPAPPAARKGGKGWLLAVVAALVVALVGGGGAFAVSMLSGGGTQPHDVLPGNAVGYVRLDFDPAANQKVALFSIAQKFTVTKDSFTGDDPRKALFDLADKMGSAGKVNYATDIQPWIGDRVGMAVLAPAKADADPGFVVAVQVTDEAKAKAGIAKLMGEEKYGIAFREDYALLSGTQAEADQATKAAPLTDNANFSDDLSALGETGVLSFWMDGGKIAQLAPEMAGQDAAAFEQIKNARVAGALRFDGSYVELAGISRGAQPLEGLGEPEATRIGQLPASTAGAVSISGLGDIIGKQWAQIMKSADQAAGGSFQQFADQAQQKYGLALPADLVTLLGKNITLAVDANGLDSGQPKFGARVVTDPAKAQEVVGKIEKFLADSGTAAPQLAKVPGDGTFVLASSQEYAAELAKEGSLADDEGFKLAIPDADSATFAAYVDLNKVEKLYLETLQGEEKANLQQLRAVGVSGTQNGSEASFSLRVLFD; this comes from the coding sequence ATGTCTGCCAACAATCCCCCCGACCAGTCGCCCACGCCGGGCCAGCAGCCCGACAGGACGATCGCCTACCGTTGGAACGAGGGTGCGCAGCAGCACGGTCAGCCGCACACCCAGCCCCATCCCCAGCAGGCCGGCTACCCGCAGCAGGGCCAGCCCGGCTACCCGCAGCAGCCTGGCTACCCGCAGCAGAGCGCGGGGGGTTACCAGCAGGGCCAGCCGCAGCAGGGCTACGGACAGCAGGCCGGCTACCCGCAGCAGGGCCAGCAGGGCTACGGACAGCAGCAGGGCCAGCCCGGCTACCCCGGTTACCAGCAGCAGGGCCAGGCCGGCTACCAGCAGCCCGGCTACCAGCAGCAGAACTACGGACAGCAGAACTACGGACAGCAGCCCGGTTGGCAGCAGCAGGGCACCGATTTCCTCGGCGCGGGACAGCCGGCTCCGCCCGCCGCCCGTAAGGGTGGCAAGGGCTGGCTGCTCGCGGTGGTCGCCGCCCTGGTCGTCGCCCTCGTGGGCGGCGGCGGCGCGTTCGCGGTCAGCATGCTCAGCGGCGGCGGCACCCAGCCGCACGACGTGCTCCCCGGCAACGCCGTCGGCTACGTGCGCCTGGACTTCGACCCGGCCGCCAACCAGAAGGTGGCGCTGTTCAGCATCGCCCAGAAGTTCACCGTCACCAAGGACTCCTTCACCGGCGACGACCCGCGCAAGGCCCTCTTCGACCTGGCCGACAAGATGGGCAGCGCCGGCAAGGTGAACTACGCCACCGACATCCAGCCGTGGATCGGGGACCGCGTCGGTATGGCCGTGCTCGCCCCGGCCAAGGCCGACGCCGATCCCGGTTTCGTGGTGGCCGTCCAGGTGACCGACGAGGCCAAGGCCAAGGCGGGGATCGCCAAGCTGATGGGCGAGGAGAAGTACGGCATCGCCTTCCGCGAGGACTACGCGCTGCTCAGCGGCACCCAGGCGGAGGCCGACCAGGCCACCAAGGCGGCGCCGCTGACCGACAACGCCAACTTCTCCGACGACCTGAGCGCCCTCGGCGAGACCGGTGTGCTCTCCTTCTGGATGGACGGCGGCAAGATCGCGCAGCTCGCCCCGGAGATGGCCGGCCAGGACGCCGCCGCCTTCGAACAGATCAAGAACGCCCGCGTGGCCGGCGCGCTCCGCTTCGACGGCAGCTACGTCGAGCTGGCCGGCATCAGCCGCGGCGCGCAGCCCCTGGAGGGGCTGGGCGAGCCGGAGGCCACCAGGATCGGCCAGCTCCCGGCCTCCACCGCCGGCGCGGTCTCGATCTCCGGTCTCGGCGACATCATCGGCAAGCAGTGGGCCCAGATCATGAAGTCGGCCGACCAGGCCGCCGGCGGGAGCTTCCAGCAGTTCGCCGACCAGGCCCAGCAGAAGTACGGGCTGGCGCTCCCCGCCGACCTGGTGACCCTGCTCGGCAAGAACATCACCCTGGCGGTGGACGCCAACGGCCTCGACAGCGGCCAGCCCAAGTTCGGTGCCCGCGTGGTCACCGACCCGGCCAAGGCGCAGGAGGTCGTCGGCAAGATCGAGAAGTTCCTCGCCGACTCGGGCACCGCCGCCCCGCAGCTCGCCAAGGTCCCCGGTGACGGCACCTTCGTCCTGGCCAGCTCGCAGGAGTACGCCGCCGAGCTCGCCAAGGAGGGGAGCCTGGCCGACGACGAGGGCTTCAAGCTCGCGATCCCCGACGCCGACTCGGCGACCTTCGCCGCCTACGTCGACCTCAACAAGGTCGAGAAGCTCTACCTCGAAACCCTCCAGGGCGAGGAGAAGGCGAACCTCCAGCAGCTGCGCGCCGTCGGTGTGAGCGGGACGCAGAACGGCAGCGAGGCGTCCTTCTCCCTGCGGGTCCTGTTCGACTGA
- the clpS gene encoding ATP-dependent Clp protease adapter ClpS, with product MEVERPSIDVRPDLPWLTIVWNDPVNLMSYVTYVFQSVFGYSKEKAEKLMLDVHQKGRAVVSSGTREEMERDVQIMHSYGLWATVQRDS from the coding sequence ATGGAGGTCGAGCGTCCGTCAATCGACGTCCGGCCCGATCTGCCGTGGCTGACGATCGTCTGGAACGACCCGGTCAACCTGATGTCCTACGTCACGTATGTCTTCCAGTCCGTCTTCGGTTACTCGAAGGAGAAGGCGGAGAAGCTGATGCTCGACGTGCACCAGAAGGGCAGGGCCGTGGTCTCCAGCGGCACCCGCGAGGAGATGGAGCGCGACGTGCAGATCATGCACTCCTACGGTCTGTGGGCCACCGTGCAGCGGGATTCATGA
- a CDS encoding M67 family metallopeptidase — protein sequence MLTISRELVDKIIAHARADHPDEACGVIAGPIGSDSPERFVAMENAERSPTFYRFDSMEQLRVWREMDDRDEEPVVIYHSHTATEAYPSRTDISYASEPNAHYVLVSTREELGEEAELRSYRIVDGVVEEEEVTVTSG from the coding sequence ATGCTCACGATCTCCCGGGAACTGGTTGACAAGATCATCGCGCACGCCCGGGCCGACCACCCGGACGAGGCCTGCGGCGTGATCGCCGGACCGATCGGCTCCGACTCCCCTGAGCGGTTCGTCGCGATGGAGAACGCCGAGCGGTCGCCCACCTTCTACCGCTTCGACTCGATGGAGCAGCTGCGGGTCTGGCGCGAGATGGACGACCGCGACGAGGAGCCGGTGGTCATCTACCACTCCCACACCGCGACCGAGGCATACCCCTCGCGGACCGACATCAGCTACGCCTCCGAGCCGAACGCCCACTACGTGCTGGTCTCCACCCGCGAGGAGCTGGGCGAGGAGGCCGAGCTGCGCTCCTACCGGATCGTCGACGGGGTGGTGGAGGAGGAAGAGGTCACGGTCACCTCGGGGTGA
- a CDS encoding DEAD/DEAH box helicase, with translation MSTFAASHLSPSYPERAAWGTAPKLRAWQQEAFDLYSRREPRDFLAVATPGAGKTTFALRIASELLSRGIVRAVTIVTPTEHLKQQWADAASRVGIAIDPEFKNSQGATSRDYVGVAVTYAQISMHPALHRARTEARKTLVIFDEIHHAGDAKSWGDGVREAFEPAARRLALTGTPFRSDVNPIPFVTYMEDGEGIRRSVSDYSYGYGPALADGVVRPVIFLAYAGEMRWRTRAGDEIAATLGTPLTKDQLGQAWKAALDPKGDWIRQVLHAADRRLTEVRRGVPDAGALVIATDHETARAYAKHIRAITGEGATVVLSDDPEASKKIKQFSASQDRWLVAVRMVSEGVDIPRLAVGVYATSTSTPLFFAQAVGRFVRARKRGETASVFLPSVPTLMGLAGEMEAERDHVLDRSLPEEGLDDFLLDDAQRKKDNPDVLGDELPFETLEAVATFDRVLFDGGEFGTAAEPGSPEEEDFLGLPGLLEPDQVRTLLSKRQSDQLKAKRNRPEPKEPQLAPHELIANLRRELNGLVGAWNHRTGQPHGVIHAELRRACGGPAIAQATAEQVQERIDKIRHWATQRSH, from the coding sequence GTGAGCACTTTCGCCGCATCCCACCTGTCCCCCTCGTACCCCGAACGTGCCGCCTGGGGCACCGCGCCGAAGCTCCGCGCCTGGCAGCAGGAGGCATTCGACCTCTACTCCAGACGTGAGCCGCGCGACTTCCTCGCGGTCGCCACGCCCGGTGCGGGCAAGACGACCTTCGCGCTGCGCATCGCCAGCGAGCTCCTGTCGCGAGGGATCGTCCGGGCTGTGACGATCGTCACACCCACCGAACATCTCAAGCAGCAGTGGGCCGACGCCGCCTCCAGGGTCGGCATCGCCATCGACCCCGAGTTCAAGAACAGCCAGGGCGCGACCTCTCGCGACTACGTCGGCGTGGCCGTCACCTACGCCCAGATCTCGATGCACCCGGCGCTGCACCGCGCCCGGACCGAGGCGCGCAAGACGCTCGTCATCTTCGACGAGATCCACCACGCGGGCGACGCGAAGTCCTGGGGCGACGGCGTGCGCGAGGCGTTCGAGCCCGCCGCGCGGCGCCTGGCGCTGACCGGCACGCCGTTCCGGTCCGACGTCAACCCGATCCCGTTCGTCACCTACATGGAAGACGGCGAGGGCATCCGGCGCAGCGTCTCCGACTACTCCTACGGCTATGGCCCGGCGCTCGCCGACGGCGTCGTCCGGCCGGTCATCTTCCTCGCCTACGCGGGCGAGATGCGCTGGCGGACCCGCGCGGGCGACGAGATCGCCGCGACCCTCGGCACCCCGCTCACCAAGGACCAGCTCGGCCAGGCGTGGAAGGCGGCGCTCGACCCCAAGGGCGACTGGATCCGGCAGGTGCTCCACGCGGCGGACCGGCGGCTGACCGAGGTGCGCAGGGGCGTCCCCGACGCGGGCGCCCTGGTCATCGCCACCGACCACGAGACCGCCCGCGCCTACGCCAAGCACATCCGCGCCATCACCGGGGAGGGCGCCACGGTCGTGCTCTCCGACGACCCCGAGGCGTCGAAGAAGATCAAGCAGTTCTCCGCGTCCCAGGACCGCTGGCTGGTGGCGGTCCGGATGGTCTCCGAGGGCGTCGACATCCCCCGCCTGGCCGTCGGGGTCTACGCCACGAGCACCTCGACCCCGCTGTTCTTCGCCCAGGCCGTCGGCCGTTTCGTCCGGGCCCGCAAGCGCGGCGAGACCGCCTCGGTGTTCCTGCCCTCGGTGCCCACCCTGATGGGGCTGGCCGGGGAGATGGAGGCCGAGCGCGACCACGTGCTCGACCGCAGCCTTCCGGAGGAGGGCCTCGACGACTTCCTGCTCGACGACGCCCAGCGCAAGAAGGACAACCCCGACGTCCTGGGGGACGAGCTGCCCTTCGAGACGCTGGAGGCGGTCGCCACCTTCGACCGGGTGCTCTTCGACGGCGGCGAGTTCGGCACCGCCGCCGAGCCTGGTTCCCCCGAGGAGGAAGACTTCCTCGGCCTGCCCGGCCTGCTGGAGCCCGACCAGGTGCGGACCCTGCTGAGCAAGCGCCAGTCCGACCAGCTCAAGGCCAAGCGGAACCGCCCCGAGCCCAAGGAGCCCCAGCTCGCTCCGCACGAGCTCATCGCCAACCTGCGCAGGGAGCTCAACGGGCTGGTCGGCGCGTGGAACCACCGCACCGGCCAGCCCCACGGCGTCATCCACGCCGAGCTCCGCCGGGCCTGTGGCGGCCCGGCCATCGCGCAGGCCACCGCCGAGCAGGTCCAGGAGCGGATCGACAAGATCCGCCACTGGGCCACCCAGCGGTCGCACTAG
- a CDS encoding PLP-dependent cysteine synthase family protein: MRFDSLIDSVGRTPLVGLPRLSPSEDVRIWAKLEDRNPTGSIKDRPALWMIEQAEKDGLLRPGCTILEPTSGNTGISLAMSARLKGYKLICVMPENTSEERRQLLRMWGAEIISSPAAGGSNEAVRVAKGLAAENPDWVMLYQYGNPANWRSHYETTGPEILQDLPAVTHFVAGLGTTGTLMGVGRFLRERVPGVKIVAAEPRYGELVYGLRNVDEGFIPELYDPDVLTTRFSVSSADALRRTRELLAAEGIFAGVSTGAALHGALGMASKAVKAGERADIVFVVADGGWKYLSTGAYEGTLDEAEERLEGQLWA, encoded by the coding sequence ATGCGCTTTGACTCACTGATCGATTCCGTAGGCCGTACCCCGCTGGTCGGCCTGCCCCGGCTGTCACCGTCGGAGGACGTGCGGATCTGGGCCAAGCTGGAAGACCGCAACCCGACCGGTTCGATCAAGGACCGTCCCGCGCTGTGGATGATCGAGCAGGCGGAGAAGGACGGCCTCCTCCGGCCCGGCTGCACGATCCTCGAACCCACCAGCGGCAACACCGGCATCTCGCTGGCGATGTCCGCCCGGCTCAAGGGCTACAAGCTGATCTGCGTGATGCCGGAGAACACCTCGGAGGAGCGCCGCCAGCTCCTGCGCATGTGGGGGGCGGAGATCATCTCCTCCCCGGCGGCCGGCGGCTCCAACGAGGCGGTCCGGGTCGCCAAGGGCCTGGCCGCGGAGAATCCGGACTGGGTGATGCTCTACCAGTACGGCAACCCGGCCAACTGGCGCTCCCACTACGAGACGACGGGGCCGGAGATCCTCCAGGACCTGCCGGCCGTCACCCACTTCGTGGCCGGTCTGGGCACCACCGGCACCCTGATGGGCGTCGGCCGGTTCCTGCGCGAGCGCGTCCCCGGCGTGAAGATCGTGGCCGCCGAGCCCCGCTACGGCGAGCTGGTGTACGGCCTGCGCAACGTGGACGAGGGCTTCATCCCCGAGCTCTACGACCCCGACGTCCTGACCACCCGCTTCTCCGTCTCCTCCGCCGACGCGCTCCGGCGCACGAGAGAGCTGCTGGCCGCCGAGGGCATCTTCGCCGGGGTCTCCACCGGAGCCGCCCTGCACGGCGCGCTCGGTATGGCGAGCAAGGCCGTCAAGGCCGGGGAGCGGGCCGACATCGTGTTCGTGGTGGCCGACGGCGGCTGGAAATACCTGTCCACCGGCGCCTACGAGGGCACCCTCGACGAGGCCGAGGAGCGGCTCGAAGGCCAGCTCTGGGCGTAG
- a CDS encoding DUF2017 domain-containing protein: MSSGFKRGRKGGVITVFDAAEVSILRSLVSQILGLIEPGETGDDPLERALGIGPSEQSADPVLARLFPSAYEDAEQSAEFRRYTEATLRDGKRADAQTMLDSAEPGRVELTQEQAQAWMRALNDVRLALGTRLEVTEEVHDEIARMGEDDPRYPAYVTYDWLTYLQDTLVRALW, from the coding sequence GTGAGTTCAGGCTTCAAGCGTGGGCGCAAGGGCGGTGTGATCACCGTTTTCGACGCGGCCGAGGTCTCGATCCTGCGTTCGCTGGTCTCCCAGATCCTCGGCCTGATCGAGCCCGGGGAGACCGGGGACGACCCGCTGGAGCGCGCGCTCGGCATCGGCCCGTCCGAGCAGTCCGCCGACCCGGTGCTGGCCCGGCTGTTCCCCTCGGCCTACGAGGACGCCGAGCAGTCCGCCGAGTTCCGCCGCTACACCGAGGCGACCCTGCGCGACGGCAAGCGGGCCGACGCGCAGACCATGCTCGACAGCGCCGAGCCCGGACGGGTCGAGCTCACCCAGGAGCAGGCGCAGGCGTGGATGCGCGCGCTGAACGACGTACGGCTCGCGCTCGGCACCCGGCTGGAGGTGACCGAGGAGGTCCACGACGAGATCGCCCGGATGGGGGAGGACGACCCGCGCTATCCGGCGTATGTCACCTACGACTGGCTGACCTACCTTCAGGACACCTTGGTCCGTGCCCTTTGGTAA
- a CDS encoding isochorismatase family protein, giving the protein MATALIIVDVQNDFCEGGSLPVGGGAEVAAAISRHAASHDYDHVVATRDFHVDPGDHFAAEPDYVGSWPAHCVAGTSGAEFHPAFDTAKVEEVFSKGARAAAYSGFEGSAPDGTGLADWLARRQVSAVDIVGIATDHCVRATALDAVRNGLAVRVLLDLTAGVARSTTEAALAELGAAGAGLSGEPVVRS; this is encoded by the coding sequence ATGGCAACCGCACTGATCATCGTCGATGTCCAGAACGACTTCTGCGAGGGCGGCAGCCTGCCGGTGGGCGGCGGCGCCGAGGTCGCCGCGGCCATCTCCCGGCACGCCGCCTCGCACGACTACGACCATGTCGTGGCCACCCGTGACTTCCACGTCGACCCCGGCGACCACTTCGCCGCCGAGCCCGACTACGTCGGCTCCTGGCCCGCCCACTGCGTGGCCGGGACCTCGGGCGCGGAGTTCCACCCCGCCTTCGACACCGCCAAGGTGGAGGAGGTGTTCAGCAAGGGCGCCCGCGCCGCCGCCTACAGCGGCTTCGAGGGCAGCGCCCCCGACGGGACGGGCCTGGCCGACTGGCTCGCCCGGCGCCAGGTGAGCGCGGTGGACATCGTCGGCATCGCCACCGACCACTGCGTGCGCGCCACCGCCCTGGACGCGGTCCGCAACGGCCTGGCCGTGCGGGTGCTGCTGGACCTGACCGCCGGGGTGGCCAGGTCGACCACGGAGGCCGCGCTGGCCGAGCTCGGCGCCGCCGGGGCCGGCCTCAGCGGCGAGCCGGTGGTCCGTTCCTGA